One genomic segment of Arachis duranensis cultivar V14167 chromosome 4, aradu.V14167.gnm2.J7QH, whole genome shotgun sequence includes these proteins:
- the LOC107482588 gene encoding uncharacterized protein LOC107482588 translates to MEALKACYGDGSSDSDSEAAPSCTTKARSEEFTLLPPPPISLLDPLSLLGSQDLEIGQTTRVRSFPHVDGNYVLHVYIPIHISSSSKKEIATFLKKVTSQEPNLHVVDIDLPLKVLCKNDEKLEQVALGREFHISLGRTVPIGVHQIDSVVSMLRQKLQTRHHYWIDFNQWEVFVNDDHTLV, encoded by the exons ATGGAGGCACTGAAGGCTTGTTATGGGGATGGATCTTCTGATTCGGATTCTGAAGCTGCCCCTTCATGTACAACTAAAGCTCGCTCCGAAGAATTCACACTGTTGCCACCACCTCCTATCTCACTCCTTGACCCTCTAAGTTTGCTTG GTTCTCAAGATCTGGAAATAGGACAGACAACTAGAGTTAGGAGTTTCCCTCATGTTGATGGTAACTATGTCCTACATGTATACATACCAA TTCATATTTCATCTTCATCAAAAAAAGAAATAGCCACTTTCTTGAAGAAAGTCACCTCTCAGGAACCTAATCTTCATGTTGTTGACATTGATCTCCCACTTAAAGTCCTCTGTAAAAATGATGAGAAGCTTGAACAGGTTGCCTTGGGAAGGGAGTTTCACATAAGTTTGGGACGAACTGTTCCAATAGGGGTTCATCAAATTGACTCAGTGGTCTCAATGCTTCGACAAAAACTTCAAACACGACACCA TTATTGGATTGACTTCAACCAGTGGGAGGTATTCGTAAATGATGATCATACACTGGTT
- the LOC107482587 gene encoding uncharacterized protein LOC107482587 — MEALKACYGDGSSDSDSEAAPSCTTKARSEEFTLLPPPPISLLDPLSLLGSQDLEIGQTTRVRSFPHVDGNYVLHVYIPIHISSSSKKEIATFLKKVTSQEPNLHVVDIDLPLKVLCKNDEKLEQVALGREFHISLGRTVPIGVHQIDSVVSMLRQKLQTRHHSYWIDFNQWEVFVNA; from the exons ATGGAGGCACTGAAGGCTTGTTATGGGGATGGATCTTCTGATTCGGATTCTGAAGCTGCCCCTTCATGTACAACTAAAGCTCGCTCCGAAGAATTCACACTGTTGCCACCACCTCCTATCTCACTCCTTGACCCTCTAAGTTTGCTTG GTTCTCAAGATCTGGAAATAGGACAGACAACTAGAGTTAGGAGTTTCCCTCATGTTGATGGTAACTATGTCCTACATGTATACATACCAA TTCATATTTCATCTTCATCAAAAAAAGAAATAGCCACTTTCTTGAAGAAAGTCACCTCTCAGGAACCTAATCTTCATGTTGTTGACATTGATCTCCCACTTAAAGTCCTCTGTAAAAATGATGAGAAGCTTGAACAGGTTGCCTTGGGAAGGGAGTTTCACATAAGTTTGGGACGAACTGTTCCAATAGGGGTTCATCAAATTGACTCAGTGGTCTCAATGCTTCGACAGAAACTTCAAACACGACACCA TAGTTATTGGATTGACTTCAACCAGTGGGAGGTATTCGTAAATGCT
- the LOC107482810 gene encoding uncharacterized protein LOC107482810 isoform X2: protein MCGGDFVEVYSDSSQVGAWDAVVTCFFIDTAHNIVEYIEIISQILKDGGVWINFGPLLYHFADMYGQEDEMSIELSLEDVKRVALHYGFEFEKETTIETTYTTNPRSMMQNRYFAAFWTMRKKSGVAHQQVP from the exons ATGTGTGGAGGTGACTTTGTTGAAGTTTATAGTGATTCAAGCCAAGTAG GTGCATGGGATGCAGTTGTCACTTGTTTCTTTATTGACACTGCTCACAATATAGTGGAGTACATCGAAATAATTTCACAAATTTTGAAAGACGGAGGA GTTTGGATAAATTTTGGCCCTCTACTTTATCACTTCGCTGATATGTATGGGCAAGAAGAT GAGATGTCCATTGAATTGAGTTTAGAAGATGTTAAAAGGGTTGCATTGCATTATGGATTTGAATTTGAG AAAGAAACAACCATAGAGACAACCTACACCACAAATCCTAGATCAATGATGCAA AACCGTTACTTCGCTGCATTTTGGACGATGAGAAAAAAATCTGGAGTGGCGCATCAGCAAGTGCCTT
- the LOC107482810 gene encoding uncharacterized protein LOC107482810 isoform X1, with translation MKIWSWHKFFSVHIHINLSAWDAVVTCFFIDTAHNIVEYIEIISQILKDGGVWINFGPLLYHFADMYGQEDEMSIELSLEDVKRVALHYGFEFEKETTIETTYTTNPRSMMQNRYFAAFWTMRKKSGVAHQQVP, from the exons ATGAAAATATGGTCTTGGCACAAGTTTTTCAGTGTACATATCCATATCAATCTGA GTGCATGGGATGCAGTTGTCACTTGTTTCTTTATTGACACTGCTCACAATATAGTGGAGTACATCGAAATAATTTCACAAATTTTGAAAGACGGAGGA GTTTGGATAAATTTTGGCCCTCTACTTTATCACTTCGCTGATATGTATGGGCAAGAAGAT GAGATGTCCATTGAATTGAGTTTAGAAGATGTTAAAAGGGTTGCATTGCATTATGGATTTGAATTTGAG AAAGAAACAACCATAGAGACAACCTACACCACAAATCCTAGATCAATGATGCAA AACCGTTACTTCGCTGCATTTTGGACGATGAGAAAAAAATCTGGAGTGGCGCATCAGCAAGTGCCTT